In Candidatus Polarisedimenticolaceae bacterium, the genomic stretch CCGAGGGGCTTCGTTTCCGCTGCCAGCCCGATTGCGGGCAGTGCTGCACCCGCCACGGCGAATACGGATACGTCTACCTCGAGGAAGGCGACGTCCGCTCGCTCGCCGCCCATCACGGAATGAGCGTCGCCGAGTACCGGCGACGCCACACACGCCGCGAGGACGGCTGGACGGTGCTGCGCATCGAAGGGGAGGCGTGCCCCTATCTGGACGGCGCGCGATGCACCGTCTACACGGCGCGGCCGACGCAGTGCCGGACCTTCCCGTTCTGGCGCTCGAACCTGC encodes the following:
- a CDS encoding YkgJ family cysteine cluster protein — its product is MPPPPRPRKAPWYAEGLRFRCQPDCGQCCTRHGEYGYVYLEEGDVRSLAAHHGMSVAEYRRRHTRREDGWTVLRIEGEACPYLDGARCTVYTARPTQCRTFPFWRSNLRSPQAWESLASFCPGIGQGEVVPLYQIRDAAAGRPGEDTD